The stretch of DNA TCTCCGAGGAGGTCAGTGGCACCGTGCGCCTCTCGGTGTTCCAGACGGCCGCTCAGAGCATCGCACTGCCAGCGATGGCAAGGCTTGCTCGCGAGCACCCGAGCCTCGAGGTCGTCGCCCGCGGGCTCGAGCCGGTCCGCTCGCTGCCTGCGCTGCGTGCCGGCCAGCTGGATGTGGCCCTCTCACACGAGTGGGACTTCGTTCCGATGCAGGCCGACCCCAGCGTCGATCGGTACGACCTGCTCGAGGAGCCGGTCTTCGTGCTCCTCCCCGTGGGGCATCGGCTCGCCGGCACGCCCATTCGACTCCGAGACCTTGCCCACGAGCGGTGGTGTGTGGCTCAGGAGAGTGCAACCAGCCGCCAAGCTGTCGAGCGCGTCGCTCAGGCCGCTGGCTTCGAGCCGCGCATCGTGTTTGAGAGCGACTACTTCCGCGCGATCGGGTCGGCGGTGGAGGCGGGTCTGGGCGTGGGGATCGCACCGCGTATGACCGACCTGCGCGGCATCAACCTCGCCATCGAACCGCTCGTCGATCCGCCGATGAAGCGCCGCATCTTCGCGGCCGTGCGCGCCGGCTCGGGCGACTCGCCGGCGATGCGCGCCGTGCTCGGCGCACTGACCGACGCGGCAAACGGATTCGAAGCGCCGCCGGCTCCTCAGACGCACCCAACGGCGTCCTAGCCTTCGGGCTCCTGGGCGATCGGACGCGGCTCGGGGGTGGGCATGGCCGCGGGGCGCGGAGGCAGTGCGCATGGACCGGGGCCACTGGCCGAGGAACGCCGCGCGGGTGAAGACCGTGAACTCGAGCGCCCAGGCCAACAGTGTCGTGCCCGCGAGGATCAGCGCCTCCGAGGCGATGACGCCAGGCCAACCCGCACCGACGATCAGGTATGGAAGCAGCACCATCTGCCCGCCGTACATACCCAATGTCTTGCGTCCAACCCATGCCTGCGCCGAGATCATGGGCTTTGGCAGCAGGCGGAAGAGCGCCCAGCACGCCGAGATCCCCGTAGTCGCAGTGGCGAACGCCGGGACCACGCCCGGCAGGCGCAGCCAGGTCAGCGCCGAGAAGCCCACGACGCCTCCCATCGCCCACACCGTGTCGAGGCGGTGCAGCGCTGCTCGGTGCTTGCTACACAGGTAACCGAGCACGAAGAACGGGAAGAGCCAGACGATCTTGTCGATGCCGGCAACCGTCGGTAAGGCAAAGAAGAGCGTGCACGCCATGCCGACGGCCACCGCGCCGAGCCAGATGTCGGACTTGCTGACGATGCGAGCCAGCGTGAAGACCACGAACAGCGCGAAGAGCACCCACAGGTACCACATCTGATAGCCCGCATGCGGCTGGATCGCAGCGTTGAAGAGGCGGGTCACCCACTGCGCCGGTGGTATCCGCCGCTGCAGCGTCTCGACGGTTACCCAAGCGAAGTACGGTACCAGCAGCACCAGCGCCTTGCCGCGCAGGAACGCCAAGGGCTTAGTGCCTTCCCGGCCAGGAAGCACGTATCCCGAGAGGAACGTGAACAGAGGCATGTCGAACGAGAGCATGAACAGAACGGCCCAATGGGCGCCCGGAAGGTTCATGAACTCCGAGCGGAGGCTCAGGAGGTGCTGGAGCGGGACCAACGCGATCGCGAAGAACTTGAGCGCGTCGACGAGTTCGTTGCGGCGGCTTGCGCTCAGAACGAGCCCTTGAACGTGTCGAGATTCACTTGGACATGCACGTGGTCGATCGGCTTGACCGGCACGAAGCGGTTGATGGTCGAGACGAACGGCAAGTGACGCACCACGGCCACGGGCGTCACTCCGCCCACCACGCGGTCGCCCTTCTTCACCTTCACGCCGGTGATGTGGATCATCACCACGCGCAGATGCGGCGAGCCGTCCGGCTTGATCTCGAGGCGCAGGTCGTAGATGTAGCCGTACAGCATGTAGTGCCGCACGTTGGTGACCACGCCATCGACCGGCGCGAACACGACGGTCTTGGGCGGAACGGCGCAGTCGGCGGCGGTCAAATTGGAGTCGCCGCGCCCACGAAGGGGCTGCTGGAACAGCTTGAGCTTCTTGTCCCTCTTGAGCAGGGCCTTGGTCTTGGCGGCTTTGTCGATCTTGTGACAGGTCATGGTCGGCACGAAGCGTACTGACTTCGTGTTTGACGCCTGGTGGAATCCCACCGCAACGAGCTTGTCAGCCGGCGCCGGGAAGTGGATGTAGAGCTTGGAGCCCGCCATACGCGCAAACGTGGTGGTTGGCGTCGGCGTGACGGACTTGGTGGCGTCGGCAGTGCCGGTCGCGCCGGGAGTCCCGCTCGTAGCGACGGTACCGCTGGTGTCGGCCATCCCCGAAGCGAGTGCCGGGACGCCGGCCGCGAGCACCCGATGCGGCGGTGTGGCGAGCGCGGCGGTCAGCGCCAGCGCAACGAGCCCTGCGCCGAGAACCGAGCGCACGAGCCTTGCGCGCGAGTTGCGGGCCGCGTCGCGCGGCTCGGGGAGTGTACGGTCCGTGTGCTGTGTCGCCATGGCGACGTCCCTCCAACCGGGCGTTTGTCACGCGTAGGCTACCGCATTCGCCGCTACTCCGCAGAGTACGCCGAGGCTAAGCCGACTGCCTCTTGTTACTCAACTCGTACTAAGGCGATGCATTTGTAGAGCCAAACGATTGTGGGGTACACACTCCGTGGACGAAATAAGCGCAGGTCTGCGGGGGCAGGACGTGTGCGCCGACAGGTTCAGAGCGAACCGTGGACTTGGGGGGCTTGCTGCAATGGGGGACTTTCGACGCTCTATATTGCTCGTCGAGGACAACCCTGACGACGAACTGCTTACGATTCGCGCCTTCAATCGCAACCACATCGTGAACGCTATCGATGTCGTTCGCGATGGCCAAGAGGCGATCGACTACCTTTTCTGTACGGGTACGTTCGCCGGCAGGGACCCCTGCGACACGCCCCAGGTCGTGTTGCTCGACTTGAAGCTGCCAAAGATTGACGGCCTTGAGGTTCTCCGGCGTATCCGCAGCGATGAGCGACTCAAGATGCTGCCCGTAGTTGTGCTCACGTCCTCCAGCGAAGAGTCCGATATTGTAGCTAGCTACGATCTCGGCGCAAACAGCTACGTTCGCAAGCCCGTTGACTTCGCCGAGTTCGCGGCCGCAGTCCGTGACATCGGGCTGTACTGGATGATGCTCAACGAACCGCCGCCCACCTAGCAGGCCGGAACTCATGCCGGAGCCGCTCCGCATCCTCATGATCGAGGACTCTCAAGCCGACGCGTCGCTCATCGACCGCGAGTTGCGCCGCCATGGCCGAGAGATCGAGACGGCCGTAGTTTCTGACGCGGCAGGCCTGCAATCTCAACTCGAACGAACCACCTGGGACATCGTGCTTTCCGACTACGCCCTGCCCGGGTTTGGCGCTGTCGAGGCCTTCGAAATGGCTCGCAAGTCCCAACCCCTAGTCCCGTTCGTGGTCGTTTCCGGAACGCTTGGAGAGGAGCGCGCCGTCGAACTCATGCGCAGCGGCGTGACCGACTACGTCTCCAAGGACACCCTCGATCGCCTTTGGGGTGTCGTGGAACGCGCGGTGCGAGAGGCCGGGGAGCGCAAAGCACTCGTGGAGGCCCAGCATGGGCTGGTCGTGGCTGGACAAGAGTGGCATGACACGTTTGACGCGCTGTCCGACGGCATCCTGATACTCAATCCAGACTGCCGGATACACCGCATCAATCGCGCGGCGAGCAAGACGTTCGGCATGGCAGTCGACGCGATAGTGGGCAAACACATCTCGGCCATGTTCAACGCACTGTGCCCCGGTCAGGCTGAAGTCCCTGAGCAGGACTGCGTTTGCGCAGCGCGGGAGTTCGAACTCGGGCCGTGCTGCGACGGCGATGCTCGATGGTTCGACGTGAGCATCGATCCAGTCCACCCAGCTGGCGGTGAGCTCGAGGGCTTCGTCGTAGTGCTGGCCGACATCACGGCAAGGCGCAACTCGGCCGAGCAGCTCAAGGCGCTTGTCGAGCAGCTGGAGCGCTCGATGCGCGGCTCGGTATCGATCGCCGCACACATGGTCGAGAAGCGCGACCCGTACACCGCTGGCCACCAAGAGGGCGTGGCCGAAGTTGCCGTTCGTATCTCCGAGAAGCTCGGTCTTTCGCCTGAGCGCGTCGAGATGATCCACACAGCGTCGGTGCTCCATGACATCGGCAAGATCGCGGTTCCCGCCGAGATTCTGGTCAAGCCGGGCAAGCTGGACGAGTACGAATGGCTCATCATGCAGCGCCATCCTCAGGTGGGTGCTGAGATTCTCGAGGACGCGGAGCTCGGCGGCCCTATCGCCGAGATCGTGCGGCAACACCACGAGAGGCTCGACGGCTCAGGCTACCCCTCAGGGCTCAGAGGCTCGGAGATCTGCCTTGAGGCGCGCATCATCGGAGTCGCGGACGTCACTGAGGCAATGCTCGCGCATCGGCCGTATCGGCCGGCGCTGACAGTCGAGCAGACCGTCGAGGAGCTTTCTGATGGCCGAGGGGTTCGCTACGACGCCGACGTGGTCGACGCCTGCCTTGCGACCCTTCCCCGGTAGCCGGCGCACGACGACCAGCGGATCAAGACTCGAAGGCGGTGCTCGGCGTGACATTGTGGCGAATCGACCTTCGGTGGCGTATCGCCATTGCGTTGGCACTGCCGTTCGTGGCGCTCGTACTGCAGTTGGCACTTTGGCCTTGGGTGCAGCCTGCCGTGTACTTCTTCTTCTTCCCAGCCATCTTCTTCGCCGCCTCGCTCGGCGGACGCAGGGCCGCGGTTCCCGCGAGTCTCATCTCGAGCCTGCTCGTTCTCTACTTCTTCCTGCCTCCGCGATTCTCATGGAACATCCATCCCGGAGCGATCGCCACTACAGCGCTGTTCGTCGCCATGGGCTACCTGTTCGGCGATGTCTACGACCGGCTCAACCGCCAGACCCAGATCGCGCTCGCAGCGAGCGAGGAGAAGTATCAGCTCCTTTTCGAGACGCTGCAAGAAGGCGTGGCCTACTGCGAGATGATCCTCGACGACGAGCAGCGGCCCGTCGATTGGCGGTACCTCGAAGTGAACCCTGCCTATGGCCATATCACGGGCGTCCGTGACATAGTCGGCCGCCTCGCATCCGATGCGTTTCCGGGCATCCTCGAAGCGAATCCCCAGCTCCTCGACAGTCTCGGCCGAGTTGCGGCGCTTCAGGAGCCTGCCGAGTTCGACGAGTACCTGCCGCTGTCCACCGAGCCGCGCTGGCTTCACATCAGCGCGACGAGCCCATCTTCCGGCCGGTTCGTCATGGCACTCGCCGACATCACCGATCGCAAGCTGGCCGAGGAGGCCATCCGCAACCTCAACGTCATGCTCGAGAAGCGGGTAGAGCAGCGCACCGCCGAGGTCACGGCCGCTAACACGGAACTCGAGGCGTTCGCCTACGCCGTATCGCACGACCTGCGTGCTCCGCTGCGCGCAATGAGCGGCTTCTCGCAAGCGCTGGTCGAGGACTGCGCCGCAGGCCTGGACGCTCAGGGCCGCGACTACTTGGAACACATTGTCGCGGCGAGCAGAAACATGGGTGAGCTAATCGACGCACTGCTCTTGCTCTCTCGCACGACTCGCGGCGAGATGACTCGCGACGCCATCGACATCAGCGCCATGGCCACATCGCTTCTCGAAGAGCGCCGTGCGGGCAAACCCGGGCGGATCGTCGAAGCCACGGTCGAGCCCGGCCTCACGACCTTCGGCGACCTGCGGATGGTCGAGTCGCTTATGCGCAACCTCATCGGCAACGCGTGGAAGTACTCGAAGAACCGAGAGGTCGCACACATAGACGTGACCTCGGCCGACATCGATGGCAAACGTTGGATATGTGTGACCGACGACGGAGCCGGCTTCGATCCCGCCTACTCCGACCAACTCTTCAAGCCGTTCCGACGGCTGCATCGGCAAGACGAGTTCGCGGGCATCGGCATCGGCCTGGCGACCGTGCAACGGGTTGTCGCTCGGCACGGCGGCGAGATCAGAGCGCAGGGCGAAGTCGATCGCGGGGCAAAGTTCTGCTTTCGGCTTCCAGATCCCGCCGAGAAGCTGCAGTCCAGCGCGACGACGGCCGGACACGCCGAGAGCCCTGACGGCTGACCATCGGCTCATCACGCGCGCTAGCCGCCGGGATCGTCGCAGACCATCGGCGCGGCCCGGACGTATCGGCGAGCACCGACCTCCTCGGCGACGAACCGCGCGAGACTCTCTCGACTAACGGCGAAGCCGATGTCGTCACGACCGGGGTAGCCGACGCGCAGCGGGCGCGGTCGACGATGCGTCGTGCGGAGCAGCGGGACGCGCACGAGCGTCCAGTCGAGACCGGAGCCGCGCAGAATCTCGGCGATGGCCACCACCTCGGCGTACGCCGTCGGCACCAGCGTGCGCACCGCCGAGACCAGCAGGCGCTGCCGGAAGTCGGGCCGGTCGAGCGGGTCGGGCGCGCTCGCCGTCGAGACCTGCACGATGCGCCCCACGCCCGCCTCCCCCATCGCCGAGACGATCGCGCCCACCCCGGCAGCGATCGGCAGCCCGGGCGAGCGGCCGTGGGGTCCTAGAGCGCTCGCG from Coriobacteriia bacterium encodes:
- a CDS encoding HD domain-containing protein; its protein translation is MPEPLRILMIEDSQADASLIDRELRRHGREIETAVVSDAAGLQSQLERTTWDIVLSDYALPGFGAVEAFEMARKSQPLVPFVVVSGTLGEERAVELMRSGVTDYVSKDTLDRLWGVVERAVREAGERKALVEAQHGLVVAGQEWHDTFDALSDGILILNPDCRIHRINRAASKTFGMAVDAIVGKHISAMFNALCPGQAEVPEQDCVCAAREFELGPCCDGDARWFDVSIDPVHPAGGELEGFVVVLADITARRNSAEQLKALVEQLERSMRGSVSIAAHMVEKRDPYTAGHQEGVAEVAVRISEKLGLSPERVEMIHTASVLHDIGKIAVPAEILVKPGKLDEYEWLIMQRHPQVGAEILEDAELGGPIAEIVRQHHERLDGSGYPSGLRGSEICLEARIIGVADVTEAMLAHRPYRPALTVEQTVEELSDGRGVRYDADVVDACLATLPR
- a CDS encoding response regulator; the encoded protein is MGDFRRSILLVEDNPDDELLTIRAFNRNHIVNAIDVVRDGQEAIDYLFCTGTFAGRDPCDTPQVVLLDLKLPKIDGLEVLRRIRSDERLKMLPVVVLTSSSEESDIVASYDLGANSYVRKPVDFAEFAAAVRDIGLYWMMLNEPPPT
- a CDS encoding NAD(P)H-binding protein; the protein is MRVAVFGPTGPTGQLIVAELLARGDTVVAYARRPERLGPPRERLEVVTGDLADVTAIAHAIAGADAVASALGPHGRSPGLPIAAGVGAIVSAMGEAGVGRIVQVSTASAPDPLDRPDFRQRLLVSAVRTLVPTAYAEVVAIAEILRGSGLDWTLVRVPLLRTTHRRPRPLRVGYPGRDDIGFAVSRESLARFVAEEVGARRYVRAAPMVCDDPGG
- a CDS encoding DUF4118 domain-containing protein; translation: MTLWRIDLRWRIAIALALPFVALVLQLALWPWVQPAVYFFFFPAIFFAASLGGRRAAVPASLISSLLVLYFFLPPRFSWNIHPGAIATTALFVAMGYLFGDVYDRLNRQTQIALAASEEKYQLLFETLQEGVAYCEMILDDEQRPVDWRYLEVNPAYGHITGVRDIVGRLASDAFPGILEANPQLLDSLGRVAALQEPAEFDEYLPLSTEPRWLHISATSPSSGRFVMALADITDRKLAEEAIRNLNVMLEKRVEQRTAEVTAANTELEAFAYAVSHDLRAPLRAMSGFSQALVEDCAAGLDAQGRDYLEHIVAASRNMGELIDALLLLSRTTRGEMTRDAIDISAMATSLLEERRAGKPGRIVEATVEPGLTTFGDLRMVESLMRNLIGNAWKYSKNREVAHIDVTSADIDGKRWICVTDDGAGFDPAYSDQLFKPFRRLHRQDEFAGIGIGLATVQRVVARHGGEIRAQGEVDRGAKFCFRLPDPAEKLQSSATTAGHAESPDG
- a CDS encoding LysR family transcriptional regulator produces the protein MLNNTRLRILREVAARGTITAAAEALYLTPPAVSHQLATLEREVGVPLLERTARSIRLTDAGKRLVAHAETILAECEAALADVVGFSEEVSGTVRLSVFQTAAQSIALPAMARLAREHPSLEVVARGLEPVRSLPALRAGQLDVALSHEWDFVPMQADPSVDRYDLLEEPVFVLLPVGHRLAGTPIRLRDLAHERWCVAQESATSRQAVERVAQAAGFEPRIVFESDYFRAIGSAVEAGLGVGIAPRMTDLRGINLAIEPLVDPPMKRRIFAAVRAGSGDSPAMRAVLGALTDAANGFEAPPAPQTHPTAS